In Lentibacillus sp. JNUCC-1, the genomic window GTTGCGATGGAAAGCACGAGTGTCTACTGGAAACCAATTGTTAATTTGTTAGAAGCAGAAGATATTGAATTCTTAGTAGTGAATGCGCAACATATTAAAGCTGTTCCAGGAAGAAAAACAGATGTCAAAGATGCTGAATGGATTGCTAAGCTTCTTCGTCATGGTTTACTAAAGGCTAGCTTCATTCCAGATCGGAAACAAAGGGAACTACGTGAACTTGTTCGGTATCGTAGAAGCATCATCGAAGAACGTGCGAGACAACTCAATCGAATTCAGAAAGTCCTAGAAGGCGCTAACATCAAACTAGGTTCTGTTGTTTCTAACATTACAGGCGTCTCTTCTCTAGATATGCTTCGGTCTATAGCTAATGGCGTTGAAGACCTTGATGTTTTAGCCAATTATGCAAGAGGCGTAATGAAACAGAAAAAAGAACAACTAAAACTTGCTCTACAAGGTTATATACAAGATCATCAGCGGTTCATGATAAAGACTATTATAGACCACTATGATTACCTTACTAAAACAATAGATATGCTTGATGAAGAGATAGCTCAAAGAATGAGTGAATATCAGGAAGATATTGAGCGACTGGATTCAATCCCAGGAATAGCAACAAGAATGGCTGAACAAATACTTGCAGAGCTTGGAACAAATATTAAAAAACAATTTCCTACTGCACCGCAAATGTGTTCATGGGCGGGGTTAGTTCCCGGTAATAATGAAAGTGCTGGGAAACGTAAATCATCTAGAACTAGGAATGGAAATAAATATTTGAAATCTGCATTAATTGAAGCAGCTCATTCACTTCGGGGTTCCAAGACCTATCTCGGAGCACTCTATCGTCGTACGGCTGCCCGTAAGGGTAGAAAACGAGCAGCAATTGTAGTTGCTCATGCCATTTTACGAATAGCCTACTATCTACTAACTCGTAAAGAGATGTATGTAGATTTAGGCGAAGATCACTTCGACAAGCAAAGAAAACAATCTATTGTTAACCATTCACTGCGCCGCCTAGAAAGTTTAGGATATACAGTTGATATTAAGGAACAAGAAGTATCTTAACATCTTACTGATTCTATACCCATTAGACATTGGCGCTCTCCTACTTTTTTTTAAAAAAGAATGAGCTGCGTCTACTTTAGTATTGCCATTTTTAAGTATTATAGTATTTTAATTTTCATGGTAGGAGTCGACTTCCCTCCGCTCCAATCACTTAATGTTTTTCAGTGGCTTGGACGGTTCTGCCTGAAACCAAGTATGAATGATTTCAGTTTACAGGCTATTATCAATATCTATACGCAATTCAAACTTTCATCTGTTCTGCCCACGAAAGCGGGAAGAAAGGTGAACACTTCTCACCCAGCTCGGGGAAAACACGGAGACTCCTGTGGGAGGAGAAGCCTCGGTGAGACCCCGGAGGTCGATAGACCGAGGAGGCTCAGCAGCGCCCACTGGACGCGGAGTGTTTTCCCCGAGCGGTTGCCAGAAGCAGTCATTTCAAGTTTTCTTTGGTTCGCAGTTTGTGTCTATTGTTCGGTAATGTTATTTTTATGGAAAATGTTGATGATGGGGAGGGTTTTTGTGGGTCTTGTATTGAGTGGTCTGTTTTTTGTTTTAGGGCTTATTTTTGGATCTTTTTTTAATGTGGTTGGTTTGAGAGTGCCTGAGGGCCGATCTTTTGTGAATGGGCGTTCTGCGTGTCCGAATTGCAATAATACCCTGGGAGGGAAAGAGCTTATTCCTGTGGTATCTTATATATTCCAGCGCGGTAAATGTCGTCATTGCAAAACGAAAATCTCATTACTTTATCCGGTTGTTGAACTCGCCACTGGCTTTTTATTTGCTTATAGTGCGTATATGATTGGTCTGCAGTTTGAATTGATCACAGCCTTGCTGTTGGTTTCTATGCTTATGATTATACTTGTGAGTGATCTGATTTATATGATCATTCCTAACAAGGTCCTGTTGTTCTTTTTTCCTCTGATGATCATAATGCGCATAGCGGTTCCGCTAGATCCATGGTGGTCTCCGATTGCTGGGGGATTGGTGGTGTCCTTCTACTCGCATTGATCATCCTCATTAGTAAAGGTGGTATGGGTGCAGGGGATATGAAATTATTTGGCATTCTGGGTATTGTGCTCGGGTTTAAAAAGATGCTCCTGGCATTTTTGCTATCAACAGTGGTTGGCGCAATTATCGGGGTTATTTTACTAATGACAGAAGTCATTAAACGTCAGCAGCATGTGCCATTTGGACCGTATATTGTACTTGGAGCACTGATTACATACTTTTATGGTGATTTTTTGGCCGATTGGTATATCGACTTGTTATTTTAAGTACCCTTGTTTAAAGACATGAAGAGGTATCAATCAACATATGCTGTAGCAAAGGGGGAATGGTTTATGCGCCATTATTCAATTTTAAAACTGATGTTGGCAGCTTTGTTTCTATACTTTGCTTGGCCCGTTATACCTGAGGCAGTTACACATCTTGAAAAAATGTTCTGGTTAAGCTGGCTTGCTTTTTTCTTTTTGGTGGCGGGAGCCAATTTAGCTACACTGCTAGGCATGACACGGCCACCCATTATAGAACAGCGCAGTGAGCCTGAGCGCCGGATGCTTAATGATTGAGCGTACAACCGACAAACTGTTATAATGAAATAAGTGAAACAGAGTAAAACAGTTGAAGGTCGGTGAAAGATAATGACAAAGCACGAGCAGATATTGGAGTACATCAATAATCTATCTATCGGCCATAAGATCTCGGTGCGCCTTATAGCCAGGCAACTAAGTGTCAGTGAAGGAACCGCCTATCGGGCAATTAAAGAAGCTGAAAACCAAGGTATGGTCAGTACGATTGAGCGTGTGGGGACCATCCGGATAGAACAGAAGAAAAAAGAGAACATCGAGCACCTCACATTTGCGGAAGTTATTAATATTGTGGATGGACAAGTGCTGGGCGGTGCCACTGGTCTTCATAAAACCTTAAATAAATTCTTGATTGGCGCCATGCAAGTAAAGGCTATTGAAAGGTATATTCAAGCAGATTCGCTTCTGATTGTCGGAGATCGGAGTGAAGCTCAGGAGCTGGCTTTGGAAGAAGGCGCCGCAGTGTTAATCACCGGCGGCTTCGACACAAGCCCTTATATTAAACAATTGGCAGATGAAAAATCGCTCCCCGTCATGTCCACCAGCTATGATACTTTTACGGTTGCAGCGATGATTAACAGGGCCATATACGACCAGCTGATCAAAAAAGAAATTGTCTTAGTTCGGGATATATACACCCCTGCGG contains:
- a CDS encoding IS110 family transposase: MDILIERACGLDVHKDNITACIITPKGKEIETFSTKTVYLIGLVDWIKEHKCTHVAMESTSVYWKPIVNLLEAEDIEFLVVNAQHIKAVPGRKTDVKDAEWIAKLLRHGLLKASFIPDRKQRELRELVRYRRSIIEERARQLNRIQKVLEGANIKLGSVVSNITGVSSLDMLRSIANGVEDLDVLANYARGVMKQKKEQLKLALQGYIQDHQRFMIKTIIDHYDYLTKTIDMLDEEIAQRMSEYQEDIERLDSIPGIATRMAEQILAELGTNIKKQFPTAPQMCSWAGLVPGNNESAGKRKSSRTRNGNKYLKSALIEAAHSLRGSKTYLGALYRRTAARKGRKRAAIVVAHAILRIAYYLLTRKEMYVDLGEDHFDKQRKQSIVNHSLRRLESLGYTVDIKEQEVS
- a CDS encoding prepilin peptidase, which gives rise to MPEAVISSFLWFAVCVYCSVMLFLWKMLMMGRVFVGLVLSGLFFVLGLIFGSFFNVVGLRVPEGRSFVNGRSACPNCNNTLGGKELIPVVSYIFQRGKCRHCKTKISLLYPVVELATGFLFAYSAYMIGLQFELITALLLVSMLMIILVSDLIYMIIPNKVLLFFFPLMIIMRIAVPLDPWWSPIAGGLVVSFYSH
- a CDS encoding A24 family peptidase, translated to MIILISKGGMGAGDMKLFGILGIVLGFKKMLLAFLLSTVVGAIIGVILLMTEVIKRQQHVPFGPYIVLGALITYFYGDFLADWYIDLLF